A window of Clostridiaceae bacterium genomic DNA:
AGCAAGCGATTCTAAACCACAATAAACTTTACCACAAGCTCCACAACAACTATTACTGCTAATAAATTTATATGATCTGAAACCCTGGATTTTTTCCAGTTTTCAGGGGGGATACGAAAGTAACTGGTGTAAGCCAGTGAAATAAATGGTTTAGGTCAAAATTCATTCAGAATTTTTGACACTACGGACAAACACGGAGGGAGGATCATTATGAAAAGAGTAGAAAGGCTAATGGCCCTGGTTCTGGCAGTTGTTATGACAGCTTTGTTATTTACAGGGTGTGTCCAGCAGACGAAATCAACAACATCATCATCTACTGCAACAGGGGAAACAGCAAAGGAAGACACTAAGGAGGAAGCGAAAAGTGTCCCAACAGAAAAACTGACTTTTAAACTTGGAACTACCAGCAGTGAAGGACAGCCTATAGTTGATGCCTGCTTAAAATTCGCCGAATTAATTAAAGAACGTACTAACGGCCGTATTACAATTGAAGTGTTCCCTGGCAGCGTACTTGGAAATACGGTTTCAATTCGTGATTCGCTTTCGGCGGGCAGTATACACATGGCAAGTCTTGCTTTAGGTTCGCTGGGTGTTTATTCTAAAGCAGCAAACCTCGTAAGTGCCAATTATTTCTGGGAAAGCGAAGAACAGATGGTTGAAGTGATGAATAGCGAAGTGGCTTAGAAATATATTTACGACCTTGTTGAAGAAGAAGGGAACATACATGTAATAAAAGGATATCCACAACCTGCCAGACAATTATTAACAAAGAAGCCCGTTACCAAGCTGGCTGATCTAAAAGGAATGAAAATCCGGATTCCCGCAGGAAACAAACTTTACGAAGACTCATGGGCAGCTTATGGCACATTACCTGTTGCTCTTGCCATGGACGAAGTATATACTGGACTTGAGCAAGGTGTCATAGATGGCTGTGAAATGCCTATCGACACATTATACTATTCTGGATTGCACGAAGCAGCCAAGTATCTTGCGCTAACAAACCACATGATGTATTTGCAGTATATCATGATAAATGCAGATATCTGGAACAATCAGCTGACAGAAGAAGAGCGCACCATATTTAATGAAACCGCGGCTGAAATAGAGGAATACCATAACGAGC
This region includes:
- the dctP gene encoding TRAP transporter substrate-binding protein DctP, producing the protein MKRVERLMALVLAVVMTALLFTGCVQQTKSTTSSSTATGETAKEDTKEEAKSVPTEKLTFKLGTTSSEGQPIVDACLKFAELIKERTNGRITIEVFPGSVLGNTVSIRDSLSAGSIHMASLALGSLGVYSKAANLVSANYFWESEEQMVEVMNSEVA
- a CDS encoding TRAP transporter substrate-binding protein, with protein sequence MYDLVEEEGNIHVIKGYPQPARQLLTKKPVTKLADLKGMKIRIPAGNKLYEDSWAAYGTLPVALAMDEVYTGLEQGVIDGCEMPIDTLYYSGLHEAAKYLALTNHMMYLQYIMINADIWNNQLTEEERTIFNETAAEIEEYHNELMKKMIDEIVEDMKSKGVTVTEINMKDFIDATIPVLEKWMDDWGRDVYDAFRPN